From the Bacillota bacterium genome, the window TCTGCCGACCTTGATGACCTTAAGCTTGTCAATGACACCCTGGGGCATACTGTAGGAGATGAGCTGCTGAAAGTGGCTGCCGGGATCTTGAAGCAGTCAATACGTGAATCAGATGTTCTGGCCCGGATCGGGGGTGATGAGTTTACAGCCATCCTGCCGAAAACCGATGAAGATACCGGCGAAAAAGTAGCAGCCCGGATCAGGAGAAGTGTAGAACGGTATAACCGTGAACATGAGGATCTACCCCTGGGGCTCTCAATTGGTGTTGCCACAGCCGAAGACAGAAAAACCTCTCTGCTCGATATTTTTAAGGAATCGGATGACCTGATGTACCGTGATAAACTTTACCGGAGCAACCGGGTACGGACAAAAACGGTTGAAGCGCTGTTGGCTGCCCTGTCTGAAAGAGATTATGTTACTGAGGGGCATACTCAACGTGTTTCTGATCTCTGTCTCAGTATTGGGGAAAGGGTAAATCTTTCCTCCAGGCAGCTTTCCGATCTTGCCCTTCTTGCCCAGGTCCATGACCTCGGAAAAGTCGGTATTCCTGACAGTATCCTGTTCAAGGAAGGAACTCTCAGCAAGGAAGAGTGGAAGGTTATGCGCCTTCATCCTGAAAAAGGTTACCGTATTGCGATTACCTCTCCCGATCTTTCCGGGGTGGCCGATCTGATTTTGAAGCACCATGAACGGTGGGATGGGAAAGGGTATCCCTTGAAGTTAGAGGGCAATGAGATACCAGTAGAGTGCCGTATATTGGGGATTGTTGATGCTTATGATGCGATGACAAATGATCGACCCTACAGCAAGGCGGTATCTTCTTCAGAGGCTCTGGAAGAGATCCGTAGGTGCGCCGGGTCACAATTTGATCCGGAACTTGTAGAGGTATTTCTTTCACTATTTGATGTTAAGGAATAAAAAGCTCTAAATAGTTTAAACAAAGAGGCTGCCCCATGTATGAGGCAGCCTCTTAAGCTATAAGTAGGAATTAATGTTTGCTTAACTGATCGAGAGTTCTTTCCAGTGCTGCAAGCACTATGTCGATTTGCTCGTAAGATATTACAGCAGGCGGTTCGATCCGGATAACCCGGGCATTGTTAAGAGTTCCTCCGACCAGGACACGCTGGTCAAATAAACCTTTGGCCAGGGCAAAGCCTGTTTCATCAGATGGAAACTCCATTCCGATCAGCAGGCCTTTGCCTCTGACCGCTTTCAATACCGGGTATTTCGATGTCATATTATTTAATTTTTCCAGGATATAATCCCCTTTATCTTTAGCCATTTGCGGTACATCCAGTTCTACCGTATACTTTATGGCAGCAATAGCGGCCGAACAGCTCAGGGGGTTGCCTCCGAATGTTGGTGATCCGAGGATCCAGGGGTTCTCCAGCATATTTTCCCAGAGATGCGGACGGGCAACTATTCCGGTAATCGGCATTACCCCACCACCAAATGCTTTACCCATGATCAGAATATCTGGAACAACGTCAACCTGTTCCACGGCCCACAGGGTACCTGTTCGGCCCATACCGGTCTGGATTTCATCGGTGATTAGATAGACCCCGTATCGATCGCATATATCCCTTAGGGCTGGAAGGTAGTCAGTAGGAGGAACAATAATTCCCGCTTCACCCTGGATCGGTTCAACGATAACCCCGGCTACCGATTCTCCGACGGCAATCAGGTTGCGTATAGCTTTTTCCACAGCATCGGCGTCAGCGTATTCTACATGTTGAAAACCTGGAATAAGGGGAATATAAGGCTTACGGTATACTCCTTTGCCAGTTGCCGAGACTGCCCCCATAGATTTTCCGTGAAAAGCGTTAACCGTTGAAATAAACCAGGTTTTACCCGATGCAAGGCGGGCCAGCTTTAAAGCCATCTCAACTGCTTCAGCTCCGCCGTTGCAGATGAAAGAATACTGCAGATCACCGGGGGTGATCATGGCCACCAGCTTCGACAGGTAACCACGCAGCGGTTCGACAAGTTCCTGGCTGTGCAGGGCATAGCGGTTTAGCTGGGCCTGAACCACCTCAACTACTCTGGGGTTTCTGTGACCAAGCATATAAATACCGAATCCGCC encodes:
- a CDS encoding putrescine aminotransferase; this translates as MDRESVIQESSRIIDIILKDELTKEEKDRVVSDSVTNYAEYVNPAILSARKSVSSDYSFVEWEDEGAIFRDTHGVEFIDCLGGFGIYMLGHRNPRVVEVVQAQLNRYALHSQELVEPLRGYLSKLVAMITPGDLQYSFICNGGAEAVEMALKLARLASGKTWFISTVNAFHGKSMGAVSATGKGVYRKPYIPLIPGFQHVEYADADAVEKAIRNLIAVGESVAGVIVEPIQGEAGIIVPPTDYLPALRDICDRYGVYLITDEIQTGMGRTGTLWAVEQVDVVPDILIMGKAFGGGVMPITGIVARPHLWENMLENPWILGSPTFGGNPLSCSAAIAAIKYTVELDVPQMAKDKGDYILEKLNNMTSKYPVLKAVRGKGLLIGMEFPSDETGFALAKGLFDQRVLVGGTLNNARVIRIEPPAVISYEQIDIVLAALERTLDQLSKH